One region of Jatrophihabitans cynanchi genomic DNA includes:
- a CDS encoding ABC transporter ATP-binding protein has product MSAPNGKVVPKRIQGAEARRGGPPWMSAGMPAEKSMNFGPSAKRLVGRLRPQRAKVLLVLLLAVGSVSLAVIGPKILGRATDVIFTGFLGSRLPSGISLQQAIAEARASGDDNRAQLLATAHPTPGVGIDFTDLAHVLLLAVAVYVGASLLSWLQGWLLNDVVQTAVRRLRSDVEDKINRLPLPYFDRQPRGELLSRVTNDIDNIQMSLQQTMSQLLTSLLTVVGVVTMMFVISPVLAVIALVTIPVSMVVTKAIAKRSQGKFIAQWKNTGQLNGQIEEAFSGHELVKVFGRHREVQAEFDRKNEELFQASFGAQFISGIIMPTMMFIGNLNYVAIAVVGGLRVASGSMSLGDVQAFIQYSRQFTQPLTQVASMANLLQSGVASAERVFDLLDAPEQTPDPVHPARPVDEPEWASPRQQGLGRRGRVEFEHVAFSYSPDAPLIEDLSLVAEPGHTIAIVGPTGAGKTTLVNLIMRFYELDAGRITLDGVDITTMRRDDLRGEIGMVLQDTWLFGGTIRDNIAYGRPGASEEQILAAARAAFVDRFVQSLPDGYDTVIDEESSNLSTGQKQLMTIARAFIAEPSLLILDEATSSVDTRTELLVQHAMAALRSNRTSFVIAHRLSTIRDADLILVMDGGRILEQGTHEELLAARGAYYDLYQVQFAQAPGDLDGEVPVPVG; this is encoded by the coding sequence GTGAGCGCGCCGAACGGGAAGGTCGTCCCGAAGCGCATCCAGGGCGCCGAGGCACGCCGCGGCGGCCCGCCGTGGATGTCGGCCGGGATGCCCGCGGAGAAGTCGATGAACTTCGGCCCGTCCGCCAAGCGGCTGGTGGGCCGGCTCAGGCCGCAACGCGCCAAGGTGCTGCTGGTGCTGCTGCTCGCGGTCGGCAGCGTGTCGCTGGCGGTGATCGGCCCGAAGATCCTCGGTCGCGCCACCGACGTCATCTTCACCGGGTTCCTCGGCAGCCGGCTGCCCAGCGGCATCTCGCTGCAGCAGGCGATCGCCGAGGCTCGCGCGAGCGGTGACGACAACCGTGCCCAGCTGCTGGCCACGGCGCACCCCACGCCCGGCGTCGGGATCGACTTCACCGACCTCGCGCACGTGCTGCTGCTCGCGGTCGCCGTGTACGTCGGCGCCAGCCTGCTGTCCTGGCTGCAGGGCTGGCTGCTGAACGACGTGGTGCAGACCGCGGTGCGCCGGCTGCGCTCGGACGTCGAGGACAAGATCAACCGGCTGCCGCTGCCCTACTTCGACCGGCAGCCGCGCGGCGAGCTGCTGAGCCGCGTCACGAACGACATCGACAACATCCAGATGAGCCTGCAGCAGACGATGAGCCAGCTGCTGACCTCGCTGCTCACCGTGGTCGGCGTGGTCACCATGATGTTCGTGATCTCCCCGGTGCTCGCGGTCATCGCGCTGGTCACGATCCCGGTGTCGATGGTCGTCACCAAGGCGATCGCCAAGCGCTCGCAGGGCAAGTTCATCGCGCAGTGGAAGAACACCGGGCAGCTCAACGGGCAGATCGAGGAGGCGTTCTCCGGGCACGAGCTGGTGAAGGTCTTCGGCCGGCACCGGGAGGTGCAGGCAGAGTTCGACCGCAAGAACGAGGAGCTGTTCCAGGCCAGCTTCGGCGCCCAGTTCATCAGCGGCATCATCATGCCGACGATGATGTTCATCGGGAACCTGAACTACGTGGCGATCGCGGTCGTCGGCGGGCTGCGGGTGGCGTCCGGGTCCATGAGCCTCGGTGACGTGCAGGCGTTCATCCAGTACAGCCGGCAGTTCACCCAGCCGCTCACCCAGGTCGCCTCGATGGCCAACCTGCTGCAGTCCGGGGTCGCGTCCGCGGAGCGGGTGTTCGACCTGCTCGACGCGCCGGAGCAGACGCCCGACCCCGTCCACCCCGCCCGTCCGGTCGACGAGCCGGAGTGGGCTTCCCCCCGTCAACAAGGGCTTGGCCGACGGGGGAGGGTCGAGTTCGAGCACGTCGCGTTCAGCTACTCGCCCGACGCGCCGCTGATCGAGGACCTCTCGCTGGTCGCCGAGCCCGGACACACCATCGCGATCGTCGGGCCCACCGGTGCGGGCAAGACGACGCTGGTCAACCTGATCATGCGCTTCTACGAACTGGACGCCGGCCGGATCACCCTGGACGGAGTCGACATCACCACGATGCGCCGCGACGACCTGCGCGGCGAGATCGGCATGGTGCTGCAGGACACCTGGCTGTTCGGGGGAACGATTCGCGACAACATCGCGTACGGCCGCCCGGGGGCGAGCGAGGAACAGATCCTGGCCGCGGCGCGCGCCGCCTTCGTCGACCGGTTCGTCCAGTCCCTGCCGGACGGCTACGACACGGTGATCGACGAGGAGAGCAGCAACCTGTCCACCGGGCAGAAGCAGCTGATGACCATCGCGCGCGCGTTCATCGCGGAGCCGTCGCTGCTGATTCTCGACGAGGCGACCAGCTCGGTCGATACCCGCACCGAGCTGCTGGTGCAGCACGCGATGGCCGCGCTGCGCTCCAACCGCACCAGCTTCGTGATCGCGCACCGGCTCTCGACCATCCGCGATGCCGATCTGATCCTGGTGATGGACGGCGGCCGCATCCTCGAGCAAGGCACCCACGAGGAACTGCTGGCCGCGCGCGGCGCCTACTACGACCTGTACCAGGTGCAGTTCGCGCAGGCGCCCGGCGACCTCGATGGCGAGGTACCGGTGCCGGTGGGCTGA
- a CDS encoding ABC transporter ATP-binding protein — translation MLTRLLRTFLRPYGRWLLAIVVLQLLGTIAALYLPSLNADIIDNGVATGDTGYIMRIGAWMLAVSLAQIACSIVSVYFGARTAMSFGRDVRAALFGTVGRFAAREVSHFGAPSLITRNTNDVQQVQMLVVMTCTMMIAAPIMCVGGIIMAVRQDVGLSWLVAVSVPALAISVGLIIRKMVPQFRAMQERIDVVNRVLREQITGVRVVRAFVREPVEAERFGEANDELTATALRAGRLMVRIFPSVMLVLNISIVALLWFGASRVDSGEMQVGSLTAFMSYLMQILMSVMMATFMLMMVPRAAVCAERIQEVLDTEPSIAPPAVPVGTLRGRGQVEFRDVGFAYPGAAAPVLQHINFRAEAGRTTAVIGSTGSGKTTLVSLIARLFDATEGQVLVDGVDVRDLDPELLWSTLGLVPQRAYLFTGTVASNLRYGNPAASDDELWEALTVAQAKDFVAATPEGLQAPIAQGGTNVSGGQRQRLAIARALVRKPQIYLFDESFSALDLGTDARLRAALRPVTRDAAVIVVAQRVSTIIDADQIIVLDNGAVAGIGRHDELVAGCPTYAEIVGSQLSAEQTTGARA, via the coding sequence GTGCTGACCCGACTGCTGCGCACCTTCTTGCGCCCGTACGGCCGCTGGCTGCTGGCGATCGTGGTGCTGCAACTGCTCGGGACGATCGCGGCGCTGTACCTGCCGAGCCTGAACGCGGACATCATCGACAACGGCGTGGCCACCGGCGACACCGGCTACATCATGCGCATCGGTGCCTGGATGCTCGCCGTCAGCCTTGCCCAGATCGCCTGTTCCATCGTGTCGGTCTACTTCGGGGCCCGCACCGCGATGAGCTTCGGCCGTGACGTGCGTGCCGCACTGTTCGGAACGGTCGGCCGGTTCGCCGCCCGCGAGGTGTCGCACTTCGGCGCGCCGTCGCTGATCACCCGCAACACGAACGACGTCCAGCAGGTGCAGATGCTGGTGGTGATGACCTGCACGATGATGATCGCGGCGCCGATCATGTGCGTCGGCGGCATCATCATGGCGGTGCGGCAGGACGTCGGCCTGTCCTGGCTGGTCGCCGTCAGCGTGCCCGCGCTGGCCATCTCGGTCGGGCTGATCATCCGCAAGATGGTGCCGCAGTTCCGCGCGATGCAAGAACGCATCGACGTCGTGAACCGGGTGCTGCGCGAGCAGATCACCGGGGTCCGCGTCGTACGCGCCTTCGTGCGCGAGCCGGTCGAGGCCGAGCGGTTCGGCGAGGCGAATGACGAGCTCACCGCCACGGCGTTGCGCGCGGGCAGGCTGATGGTGCGCATCTTCCCGTCCGTGATGCTCGTGCTGAACATCTCGATCGTCGCCCTGCTCTGGTTCGGTGCCTCGCGCGTCGACTCCGGCGAGATGCAGGTGGGTTCGCTCACCGCGTTCATGAGCTATCTGATGCAGATCCTCATGTCGGTGATGATGGCCACCTTCATGCTGATGATGGTGCCGCGCGCGGCGGTGTGCGCCGAGCGCATCCAGGAGGTGCTCGACACCGAGCCGTCGATCGCGCCGCCGGCCGTGCCCGTCGGCACGCTGCGCGGGCGCGGCCAGGTGGAGTTCCGCGACGTCGGCTTCGCGTACCCGGGGGCGGCGGCGCCGGTGTTGCAGCACATCAACTTCCGCGCCGAGGCCGGCCGCACCACCGCGGTGATCGGCAGTACCGGCTCGGGCAAGACCACCCTCGTCTCGCTGATCGCCCGGCTCTTCGACGCGACCGAGGGGCAGGTGCTGGTCGACGGCGTCGACGTGCGCGACCTCGACCCGGAGCTGTTGTGGAGCACGCTCGGGCTGGTGCCGCAGCGGGCCTACCTGTTCACCGGGACGGTGGCGAGCAACCTGCGCTACGGCAACCCGGCGGCCAGCGACGACGAGCTGTGGGAGGCACTGACGGTCGCGCAGGCAAAGGACTTCGTCGCGGCCACGCCGGAAGGTCTGCAGGCGCCGATCGCGCAGGGCGGCACCAACGTGTCCGGCGGCCAGCGGCAGCGCCTGGCGATCGCCCGTGCGCTGGTGCGCAAGCCGCAGATCTACCTGTTCGACGAGTCGTTCTCGGCGCTCGACCTCGGCACGGACGCCCGGTTGCGTGCCGCACTGCGGCCGGTGACGCGCGATGCCGCCGTGATCGTGGTGGCGCAACGGGTGTCGACCATCATTGACGCCGACCAGATCATCGTGCTCGACAACGGCGCGGTCGCGGGTATCGGGCGCCACGACGAGCTCGTCGCCGGCTGCCCGACCTACGCCGAGATCGTCGGGTCGCAGCTCTCGGCCGAACAGACGACCGGGGCCCGGGCGTGA
- a CDS encoding HAD family hydrolase, whose protein sequence is MITSVIFDWGGTLTPWHTIEPLEAWLAAVGDPPAAARLHEAENAMWLRCRDEQRSATLDEVFAQAGIAHTEQMLAAFHAWWEPHTMLDPDAIGLFTALHERGIKVGVLSNTIWPRSVHEQIFVRDEVAHLIDGAVYTSEIPWTKPHPEAFRSALAAVEVDDPAGTVFVGDRCSTTSTVPLR, encoded by the coding sequence ATGATCACGTCAGTCATCTTCGACTGGGGCGGCACGCTCACGCCCTGGCACACCATCGAACCGCTCGAGGCGTGGCTCGCCGCTGTCGGTGACCCGCCAGCCGCCGCGCGGCTGCACGAGGCCGAGAACGCGATGTGGCTGCGGTGCCGCGACGAGCAGCGCAGCGCCACCTTGGACGAGGTGTTCGCGCAGGCCGGCATCGCGCACACCGAGCAGATGCTGGCCGCCTTCCACGCCTGGTGGGAGCCGCACACGATGCTGGACCCGGACGCGATCGGGCTGTTCACCGCGCTGCACGAGCGGGGGATCAAGGTCGGCGTGCTGTCCAACACCATCTGGCCGCGCAGCGTGCACGAGCAGATCTTCGTCCGGGACGAGGTGGCGCACCTGATCGACGGCGCCGTCTACACCTCGGAGATCCCGTGGACCAAGCCGCATCCCGAGGCGTTCCGTTCCGCGTTGGCGGCTGTCGAGGTGGACGACCCGGCGGGCACGGTCTTCGTGGGCGACCGGTGTTCGACGACATCTACGGTGCCGCTGCGGTAG
- a CDS encoding GNAT family N-acetyltransferase, with product MTALHPGLSRRARVAALDDSSRGRFARLLGADPITNVVVDSRVRAVGSVQPKRLGGTVFAVREGDDLVAACFSGGNLIPIGGDPASWTALAALVAQRPRICTSIVGRADAVAAMWPVLSERWGPPRAIRREQPLLVTSGPILVPGDESVRAARPDDTERYLAAAATMFTEELGVSPHVAPGSAAFRRRVDELIRAGRAFGSFDRRGQVVFKADVGALTAHTCQIQGVWVRPDLRGRGIGTAALATVVRHGLTLAPTVSLYVNDFNTAARRVYAKLGMHQHGTLSTVLL from the coding sequence GTGACTGCGCTGCACCCGGGGCTGAGCCGCCGGGCCCGGGTGGCCGCGTTGGACGACAGCTCGCGCGGCCGGTTCGCCCGCCTGCTCGGTGCCGATCCGATCACGAACGTGGTGGTCGACTCGCGGGTGCGCGCGGTCGGATCGGTGCAGCCGAAGCGCCTCGGGGGCACCGTGTTCGCGGTCCGCGAGGGCGACGACCTGGTCGCCGCCTGCTTCAGTGGGGGGAACCTGATCCCGATCGGTGGCGACCCCGCGTCGTGGACCGCGCTGGCCGCGCTGGTCGCGCAGCGCCCCCGCATCTGCACCTCGATCGTGGGCCGCGCCGACGCGGTGGCCGCCATGTGGCCGGTGCTGTCCGAGCGGTGGGGCCCGCCGCGAGCCATCCGCCGCGAGCAGCCGTTGCTCGTCACGAGCGGGCCGATCCTGGTGCCGGGCGACGAGAGCGTGCGGGCCGCCCGCCCGGACGACACCGAGCGCTACTTGGCCGCCGCGGCAACGATGTTCACCGAGGAACTCGGGGTGTCGCCGCACGTCGCCCCGGGCAGTGCCGCGTTCCGGCGCCGCGTCGACGAACTGATCCGTGCCGGCCGCGCGTTCGGCAGCTTCGATCGCCGCGGCCAGGTCGTGTTCAAGGCCGATGTCGGCGCGCTCACCGCGCACACCTGTCAGATCCAGGGCGTCTGGGTGCGTCCGGACCTGCGTGGCCGCGGGATCGGCACGGCCGCGCTCGCCACGGTCGTGCGGCACGGGCTGACCCTCGCGCCGACCGTGAGCCTGTACGTCAACGATTTCAACACCGCGGCTCGCCGCGTGTACGCGAAACTCGGTATGCACCAGCACGGCACGCTGTCTACAGTGCTGCTCTAA
- the ispG gene encoding flavodoxin-dependent (E)-4-hydroxy-3-methylbut-2-enyl-diphosphate synthase: MTVSLGMPSSPPPVLAPRRKSRQIRVGSVLVGGDAPVSVQSMTTTLTADVNATLQQIAELTATGCDIVRVAVPSQDDADALPEIAKHSQIPVIADIHFQPKYVFAAIDAGCAAVRVNPGNIKAFDDKVAEIARAATDAGVSLRIGVNAGSLDKRLLAKYGKATPEALVESALNEAALFEEHGFRDFKISVKHHDPVIMVQAYEQLAARCDYPLHLGVTEAGPTFQGTIKSATAFGALLSRGIGDTIRVSLSAPPVEEVKVGLAILESLNLRQRKLEIVSCPSCGRAQVDVYTLAERVTAGLEGMTVPLRVAVMGCVVNGPGEAREADLGVASGNGKGQIFVRGEVIKTVPESQIVETLIEEAMRLAEEMGKAGVASGEPSVSVS, translated from the coding sequence GTGACAGTCTCGCTCGGTATGCCCAGCAGCCCCCCGCCCGTCCTCGCGCCGCGCCGCAAGTCCCGCCAGATCAGGGTGGGATCGGTCCTCGTCGGCGGTGACGCGCCGGTGTCGGTGCAGTCGATGACCACGACCCTGACGGCCGACGTGAACGCGACGCTGCAGCAGATCGCCGAGCTGACCGCGACCGGTTGCGACATCGTCCGCGTCGCCGTCCCGTCGCAGGACGACGCCGACGCGCTGCCCGAGATCGCGAAGCATTCGCAGATCCCGGTCATCGCCGACATCCACTTCCAGCCGAAGTACGTGTTCGCGGCAATCGACGCCGGCTGCGCGGCCGTGCGCGTCAATCCGGGCAACATCAAGGCGTTCGACGACAAGGTGGCCGAGATCGCGCGAGCGGCGACCGACGCCGGGGTGTCCCTGCGCATCGGCGTGAACGCCGGCTCGCTGGACAAGCGGCTGCTGGCCAAGTACGGCAAGGCGACGCCGGAAGCACTGGTGGAGTCGGCGCTGAACGAGGCCGCGCTGTTCGAGGAACACGGCTTCCGCGATTTCAAGATCTCGGTCAAGCACCACGACCCGGTCATCATGGTGCAGGCCTACGAGCAGCTCGCCGCGCGGTGCGACTACCCGCTGCACCTCGGCGTGACCGAGGCCGGCCCGACGTTCCAGGGCACGATCAAGTCCGCGACTGCGTTCGGCGCACTGCTCTCGCGCGGCATCGGCGACACCATCCGCGTCTCGCTGTCCGCGCCGCCGGTGGAGGAGGTCAAGGTCGGTCTGGCGATCCTGGAGTCGCTGAACCTGCGGCAGCGCAAGCTGGAGATCGTCTCTTGCCCGTCCTGCGGGCGCGCCCAGGTCGACGTCTACACCCTCGCCGAGCGGGTCACGGCAGGCCTCGAGGGCATGACCGTGCCGCTGCGCGTCGCGGTGATGGGCTGCGTCGTGAACGGCCCGGGCGAGGCTCGGGAGGCCGACCTCGGTGTGGCGTCCGGCAACGGCAAGGGCCAGATCTTCGTCAGGGGCGAGGTGATCAAGACCGTCCCGGAGTCGCAGATCGTCGAGACCCTCATCGAGGAGGCGATGCGGCTGGCCGAAGAGATGGGCAAGGCCGGTGTGGCTTCAGGAGAGCCCTCTGTTTCGGTGAGCTGA
- a CDS encoding M50 family metallopeptidase: protein MLYALGVIVFAVGLLVSIALHEIGHMVPAKKFGVKVTQYMVGFGPTMFSRKKGDTEYGLKAIPLGGYIRMIGMVPPRADGKVSRWPRRMASAVEDFRQVSRAEVQPGDEDREFYRLTPGKKMIVMLGGPSMNLLIYLVLTLVLLVGLGLPKDEPTTTVATVTKCVSPANATKAELQKCTQTNSPAAIAGLKPGDKILSVNGTAVSSWDQLVALVEPSAGKQLSVVVERGGAQVPLTITPVRNLKYANDTGTKTKTAGFVGISPTNHHFYENVALTAVPGQIGSQIGKGLSALGRYPEKIGSLWDTVFHGTPRDPNGAIGVVGIGRIGGEYAETNLLDTKDKVFALISLLASVNLLLFFFNLLPLLPLDGGHVAGAIVEATRRGWARLRVRKKAPALDSDGGEAIGKPIYVDTAQMLPVMYGVASVLVLLTLLTFYADIFKPVQLFGG, encoded by the coding sequence GTGCTGTACGCACTGGGCGTCATCGTGTTCGCCGTCGGGCTGCTGGTCTCGATCGCGCTGCACGAGATCGGGCACATGGTGCCGGCCAAGAAGTTCGGCGTGAAGGTGACCCAGTACATGGTCGGCTTCGGCCCGACGATGTTCTCCCGCAAGAAGGGCGACACCGAGTACGGCCTCAAGGCGATCCCGCTGGGCGGCTACATCCGGATGATCGGGATGGTTCCGCCGCGCGCCGATGGCAAGGTCTCGCGGTGGCCGCGCCGGATGGCGAGCGCGGTCGAGGACTTCCGGCAGGTCAGCCGCGCCGAGGTACAGCCGGGCGACGAGGACCGCGAGTTCTACCGGCTCACTCCGGGCAAGAAGATGATCGTCATGCTCGGCGGACCGAGCATGAACCTGCTGATCTACCTGGTGCTCACCCTCGTGCTGCTCGTCGGCCTGGGCCTGCCCAAGGACGAGCCGACGACGACCGTGGCGACCGTGACCAAGTGCGTCTCGCCGGCCAACGCCACCAAGGCCGAGTTGCAGAAATGCACGCAGACGAACTCGCCGGCAGCGATCGCGGGGCTCAAGCCCGGCGACAAGATCCTTTCGGTGAACGGCACGGCGGTGTCCAGCTGGGATCAGCTCGTCGCGCTGGTCGAGCCGTCCGCCGGCAAGCAGCTGTCCGTGGTCGTCGAGCGCGGCGGCGCACAGGTTCCGTTGACCATCACCCCGGTGCGCAACCTGAAATACGCGAACGACACCGGCACGAAGACCAAGACCGCGGGCTTCGTCGGCATCTCGCCGACGAACCACCACTTCTACGAGAATGTCGCGCTGACCGCGGTGCCGGGCCAGATCGGCAGCCAGATCGGCAAGGGGTTGTCGGCGCTCGGCCGGTACCCGGAGAAGATCGGCAGCCTCTGGGACACCGTCTTCCACGGCACGCCGCGCGACCCGAACGGGGCTATCGGCGTCGTCGGCATCGGCCGCATCGGCGGCGAGTACGCCGAGACCAACCTGCTGGACACCAAGGACAAGGTGTTCGCGCTGATCTCGCTGCTCGCCAGCGTCAACCTGCTGCTGTTCTTCTTCAACCTGCTGCCCCTGCTGCCGCTGGACGGCGGCCACGTGGCCGGCGCGATCGTCGAGGCCACCCGGCGTGGCTGGGCGCGGCTGCGGGTGCGCAAGAAGGCGCCGGCGCTCGACAGCGACGGTGGCGAGGCCATCGGCAAGCCCATCTACGTGGACACCGCGCAGATGCTTCCGGTGATGTACGGCGTCGCCTCGGTGCTCGTCCTGCTCACACTTTTGACGTTCTATGCGGACATCTTCAAACCCGTCCAGCTCTTCGGCGGATAA
- the dxr gene encoding 1-deoxy-D-xylulose-5-phosphate reductoisomerase, translating into MSDLRTVTVLGSTGSIGTQAIDVAKHAPDRFRVTALAAGGANLALLAEQAAELRVEVVGVGGTARAAELRTRLAGLGAAGIRVLGGPDAATELAAREADVVLNAVAGAQGLRATLAALEAGRFVALANKESLVAGGPLVADRAAAGQIVPVDSEHSALAQCLRAGAPEEVRRLVLTASGGPFRGRSRADLADVTPQQALAHPTWDMGKLITTNSATLVNKGLELIEAHLLFGVPYEHIAVVVHPQSVVHSMVEFTDGSTIAQASPPDMRLTISLAMGWPDRVGGAAAPLDWTKSQQWTFEPLDCEAFPAVDLARRAGEAGGWAPAVYNAANEELVAAFHAGAVSFLQIVDTVADVLDEWLRNEHPAAASPGTVEDVERAQDWARERARALVAPGNHA; encoded by the coding sequence GTGAGCGATCTGCGGACAGTCACGGTGCTCGGCTCGACCGGCTCGATCGGGACGCAGGCGATCGACGTCGCCAAGCACGCGCCGGACCGGTTCCGGGTTACCGCGCTGGCCGCGGGCGGCGCCAACCTGGCGCTGCTCGCCGAGCAGGCTGCCGAACTGCGCGTCGAGGTGGTCGGCGTCGGCGGCACCGCGCGGGCCGCCGAGCTCAGGACGCGACTCGCCGGGCTCGGCGCCGCCGGGATCCGCGTGCTGGGCGGCCCGGACGCCGCCACCGAACTCGCCGCGCGCGAGGCGGACGTGGTCCTGAACGCGGTCGCCGGCGCGCAGGGGTTGCGGGCCACGCTCGCCGCGCTCGAGGCCGGCCGGTTCGTCGCGCTCGCCAACAAGGAGTCGCTGGTTGCCGGCGGCCCGCTGGTGGCCGATCGCGCAGCGGCCGGTCAGATCGTCCCGGTCGACTCGGAGCACTCGGCGCTGGCGCAATGCCTGCGCGCCGGCGCCCCGGAGGAGGTGCGCCGCCTGGTGCTGACAGCCAGCGGCGGCCCGTTCCGCGGCCGCAGCCGGGCCGACCTCGCCGACGTGACGCCACAGCAGGCGCTCGCGCACCCCACCTGGGACATGGGCAAGCTGATCACCACGAACTCGGCCACCCTGGTGAACAAGGGCTTGGAGCTGATCGAGGCGCACCTGCTGTTCGGCGTGCCCTACGAGCACATCGCCGTGGTCGTCCACCCGCAGTCGGTCGTGCACTCGATGGTCGAGTTCACCGACGGCTCGACCATCGCGCAAGCATCGCCGCCGGACATGCGGCTGACTATCTCGCTGGCCATGGGCTGGCCGGACCGGGTCGGCGGTGCCGCCGCCCCGCTGGACTGGACGAAGTCGCAGCAGTGGACCTTCGAGCCGCTGGACTGCGAGGCGTTCCCGGCGGTCGACCTCGCGCGGCGGGCGGGCGAGGCCGGTGGCTGGGCGCCTGCCGTGTACAACGCGGCCAACGAGGAGCTGGTCGCCGCCTTCCACGCCGGGGCGGTGAGTTTCCTGCAGATCGTGGACACCGTTGCCGATGTACTGGATGAGTGGCTGAGGAACGAGCACCCGGCCGCCGCGAGCCCAGGTACCGTCGAGGACGTCGAACGGGCGCAGGACTGGGCCCGCGAGCGTGCTCGCGCGCTCGTCGCCCCCGGCAACCACGCCTGA
- a CDS encoding alpha-hydroxy-acid oxidizing protein, translating into MSAPLSAYASEIYLQGMGGVLPPFTTDSCALEQAAREALEPGPFWYVAGAAGSGATNRANREAFDRWRLVPRMLTGATDRDLGTTVLGERLRAPIITAPIGVQSIVHPEAEKAVAAVAAELGLAMALSTVSSFCLEDVAAANGDGVRWFQLYWPNDEQVCLSLLARAKAAGFTTLVVTLDTWLLGWRPHDLDRAYLPFLTGEGLANYFTDPAFCAPLDKPPAEDLPAALMRWLPVFSGVDHTWDQVAFLRENWDGPVVLKGIQHVDDARRALDCGVQGIVVSNHGGRQVDGAIASLDALPAIADAVGDSLEVLFDSGVRTGADILKALALGARAVLVGRPWVYGLALGGTAGVRHVLRSLLADLDLALALSGHASAAGLGRDALQPH; encoded by the coding sequence ATGAGTGCACCGCTGTCCGCGTACGCGAGCGAGATCTACCTGCAGGGCATGGGTGGCGTGCTGCCGCCGTTCACCACCGACTCATGCGCGCTGGAGCAGGCCGCCCGCGAGGCCCTGGAACCCGGACCGTTCTGGTACGTCGCGGGCGCGGCCGGCTCCGGCGCGACCAACCGGGCGAACCGCGAGGCGTTCGACCGGTGGCGGCTGGTACCGCGGATGCTCACCGGCGCGACGGACCGCGACCTGGGCACCACCGTGCTGGGCGAGCGGCTGCGCGCGCCGATCATCACCGCACCGATCGGCGTGCAGTCGATCGTGCACCCGGAGGCGGAGAAGGCCGTCGCGGCGGTGGCCGCCGAACTCGGGCTGGCGATGGCGCTCTCGACGGTGTCCTCGTTCTGCCTGGAGGACGTCGCGGCCGCGAACGGCGACGGGGTGCGCTGGTTCCAGCTGTACTGGCCCAACGACGAGCAGGTCTGCCTGAGCCTGCTGGCGCGGGCGAAGGCGGCCGGGTTCACCACGCTCGTCGTCACCCTGGACACCTGGCTGCTCGGCTGGCGTCCGCACGACCTGGACCGCGCCTACCTGCCCTTCCTCACCGGCGAGGGGCTGGCCAACTACTTCACCGATCCGGCGTTCTGCGCGCCGCTGGACAAGCCGCCGGCCGAGGATCTGCCGGCCGCCCTGATGCGCTGGCTGCCGGTGTTCAGCGGCGTCGACCACACCTGGGACCAGGTGGCGTTCCTGCGCGAGAACTGGGACGGCCCGGTGGTGCTCAAGGGCATCCAGCACGTCGACGACGCGCGCCGTGCGCTCGACTGCGGTGTGCAGGGCATCGTAGTCTCCAACCACGGCGGGCGCCAGGTCGACGGAGCGATCGCCTCGCTCGACGCGCTGCCGGCGATCGCCGACGCGGTGGGTGACTCGCTGGAGGTGCTGTTCGACTCCGGCGTGCGCACCGGCGCGGACATCCTCAAAGCGCTCGCCCTCGGGGCCCGGGCGGTGCTCGTCGGGCGGCCCTGGGTGTACGGCCTGGCCCTGGGCGGGACGGCCGGCGTGCGGCACGTGCTGCGCAGCCTGCTCGCCGACCTCGACCTGGCGCTGGCGCTGTCCGGCCACGCGAGCGCGGCCGGCCTCGGCCGCGACGCGCTGCAGCCCCACTGA